The Lichenihabitans psoromatis genomic interval GTCGATAGCGAACGGATCATCACGCAACTCCGCGCCGAAGGCTATGAACTCACCAAGAGCCATGCCGGGGCCGATGCCGTCATCGTCAACACCTGCGGGTTCCTCGATAGCGCCAAGAAAGAGTCGCTCGAGGCGATCGGGCTCGCTCTGGCCGAGAACGGCAAAGTGATCGTGACCGGCTGTATGGGGGCGGAACCCGAAAACATCACGGCGACGCATCCGAACGTCCTGGCGATCACCGGCCCGCAAGCCTACGAGAGTGTCATGACGGCGGTCCGGTCTGCTGCGGCGCCGCTGCACGACCCGTTTCTCGATCTGGTGCCCCCACAGGGCGTAAAGCTCACCCCCCGCCACTATGCCTATCTGAAGATTTCGGAGGGCTGCAACAACCGCTGCTCCTTCTGCATCATTCCGAAGCTGCGGGGCGACCTCGTCTCGCGCCCCGCCGCGGATGTGCTGCGCGAGGCCGAGAAACTCGTGGCGGCCGGCGTCAAAGAGCTGCTGGTGATCTCGCAGGATACCAGTGCCTACGGGCTCGATCTCAATTATGCCGAGAGCCGCTACAAAGACCGGAGTGTGCGGGCGAAATTCTACGATCTCGCCCGTGACCTCGGCCAGTTCGGCGCCTGGGTTCGCCTCCATTACGTGTACCCCTACCCGCATGTCGACGAGGTCATCGGCTTGATGCAGGAGGGTCTTGTGCTGCCTTACCTCGATATTCCGTTTCAGCACGCTTCCCCGAAGGTCCTGAAGGCGATGCGCCGCCCCGGCAACCACGAGAAGGTGTCGGCGCGCCTGCAGAAATGGCGCGACCAGTTGCCGGATTTGTCGGTTCGGTCGACGTTTATCGTGGGGTTCCCCGGAGAAACCGACGAGGATTTCGAGTTCCTGCTTGAATGGTTAACCGAAGCGAAGCTCAGCCGGGTTGGCGCGTTCGTCTATGAGCCGGTCCGTGGCGCGTCGTCGAACGATCTCGGCCTGCAGCATGTGCCGCCGGACGTGCAGGCCTACCGGCATCGCCGCTTCATGCTGCATGCGCAAAAGATCAGTTCGGGCTTGTTGCAGAAGAAAGTTGGTCGACGGTTCCCGGTCATCGTCGACAAGTCCGGCCCGAGCGTTTCGGAAGGGCGGACGCAAGGCGATGCGCCGGAGATCGACGGCAAGGTCTATTTCAGCTCGCGTCGTCCGGTCCGCGCGGGCGACATCGTGACGGTCAAGATCGAGCGCGCCGACGCTTACGATCTCCACGGCATCGTCGTCTAGCCTCAACAAAAAGGGCGGCCTCTCGGCCGCCCTTGTGTTTGATCCGCCGTGGTTAAGCGATCATTGCGGGATCTTGTCGTCGATGCCCTTCACATACCAATTCAGGCCCAGGATCTCCTTGTCGGGAAGCGACTCGCCGTCTTTCACCGCGACGGTTCCGTCCTGCTTCGTGATAGGTCCCTTGAAGGGGAGCAGCTTGCCGGACTTGATCGCCGCTTCGGTGTCCTCGGCCATCTTCTTGACGTCGTCGGGCATGTTCACGTAGGGGCCCATCTTGACCATGCCGGCATCGAGCCCGCCCCAGGTGTCGTGCGACTTCCAGGTCCCGTCCATGACCGCTTTGGTTTCCTGCACGTAATAGTCGCCCCAATTGTCTTCGATCGAGGTCAGAATGGCTTTGGGGGCGAAGCGGCTCATGTCGGACGATTGCCCGAACCCGAGCTTGCCGGCCTTTTCCGCTTCCTGCAGCGGCGCAGCGCTGTCGGTATGTTGCGCGATGATGTCGGCGCCCTGCGCCAGAAGCGCCTTGGCGGCGTCCGCCTCCTTGCCCGGATCGAACCAGCTATTCACCCAAACGATCTTGACCTTCATGGTCGGGTCGATCGATTGAGCGCCGAGCATGAAAGCGTCGATGCCGGCCACGACTTCCGGAATCGGGAAGGACGCGACATAGCCGACCGTATGGGTCTTCGACATCTTCGCGGCGATTTGGCCGATGATGTAGCGGCCCTCATAGAAGCGAGCCGAGAAGGTCGACAGGTTTGGGGCGCGCTTGTAGCCGGTCGCGTGTTCGAACTTGATGCCCGGAAAGGATTTGGCAACCTTGAGTTCAGGTTCCATGAAGCCGAAAGACGTGCCGATGATCAGCTGATAGCCGCTGCGCGCCAATTGCTCGAAGGCGCGGGCGCTATCGGTCTCGGCAACATTTTCCAGAAATGTCGTCTCGACTTTGTCGCCGAGCTGCTTCTGGAGGTACTGGCGCCCGAGATCGTGCTGATAGGAATAGCCAAAATCACCGACCGGGCCGACATAGACGAAGCCGACCTTCACCTTGTCGGCCGCCACTGCGGCGCCCGTCACCGACACGGACAATGCCACGGCCGCCACGGTCCTGAACCAATTGATCATCTGTCTCACCTTCTCTTTCGAGCCAATCGACGGTCGGATCCGGCGCTGTCGCCAGCCTCGGTCGTGGCCGAATTGCGCCATGAGGGTTGCAAAAACCGGACCTCTGGACAAGCGGCATCCGTCCGAGACCGCATTCAGCGGTCGGAGATGAAGGGCATTCCCAGCATGGCGGGGGCGGCCGCGCCACGTCTGTTGCGCCAGGACAGGACGATCAGCGCCAGCACGGTGGCGGCATACGGCACGGACGATAGCAATTGCCCGGGCAGCCCGATGCCGAAGGCTTGGGCATGAAGCTGCAAAACCGTGGCGCCGCCGAACAAAAGCGCGCCACCCAAGACGCGCCAGGGACGCCATGACGCGAAGACGACGAGCGCCAGAGCGATCCACCCGCGTCCTGCCGTCATGCCCGGCGACCAGAACGGCGTATAGACGAGCGAGAGGTATGAGCCCGCAAGCCCAGCGCAGCCACCGCCGAACAAAACCGCCAACAGGCGAATGCGGCCGACCGACAGGCCGAGCACATGGGCCGAGGTGTGGTTGTCGCCCACGGCCCGCAGCGTCAGCCCGGCACGGGTTCGGCTGATGAAATAGGCCACGAGGGCGATGAGCGCGATGCCGGCATAGACGAACAGATCCTCACCGAAGAACAGCCGACCGATGATCGGAAGATCGCTCAAGCCGGGGATCCAAAGCGCTTGCGCGGCGGTGCGCTTCTGCCCGACGAAGCCACTTCCGATCAGGCCCGACACGCCGATCCCAAAGATCGTGAGCGCAAGACCCGAGGCCACCTGGTTGGCCGCCAAACCGATCACAAGAACCGCGAACAGGGCCGCCATCAGCACGCCCGATGCTGTGCCGGCCAAGGCTCCCAACACGGTCGAATCGGTCATGTAGGCGACGGCAAAACCCACAGAGGCGCCAACGATCATCATGCCCTCGACCCCGAGGTTGAGCACGCCAGAGCGCTCCGCCACGAGTTCGCCGACCGCTGCGATGAACAACGGTGTGGCGGCCGTCACGATCGTGACCAGCACCAGTTGAACGATATCCGGGTTCATCGGGCGATCCTCATCGTGCTGCCCCGGTGACGATCCGCACGCGGTAGCGGGTGAAGACGTCGGCCGCCAGCACGCACATCAGCAGGATGCCCTGAAAGGCGCTGGTCAAATCCAGCGGCAGCTTCATGGCAACCTGTGCGCCCTCGCCGCCAATGAAGGTCAGGGCGAGCACGAGGCCAGCCAGAAGGATGCCGAACGGCGCAAGACGGCCGAGAAAGGCCACGATGATGGCCGTGAAGCCGTAGCCGGGCGAGATCGAGGGCTGCAACTGGTTGATTTGGCCAGAGACCTCGATGATTCCGGCGAGTCCCGCCAAGCCGCCCGAGATGGCGAAGACCGCCAGCGTGATGGTCCGCTCACTGAAACCTGCGAACCGCGCGGCTTTCGGCGCGGCCCCGAACAGACGCACCTCATAACCGAACATCGTCTTGGCCAGGACGACCGACGCGATCAGCACGGCCGCGAGCGTCAGCAACACGCCGGCATGAAGCCGGCCGTCGGCGATCAGCGAGGGCAAAGTGGCTTCCGGGTCGAATGTCACCGAGACCGGGAAGTTGAAGCCTTGCGGGTCGCGCCACGGGCCGCGCACCAGATAGTCGAGCCCATAACCCGCGATATAAACCAGCATCAGGCTCGACAGGATCTCCGAGACGCCGAGCGTCACCCGGAGTATCGCGGGTATCATGGCATAGAGCGCGCCACCCACGATCCCGAGCAGCATCATGGCGGGGAGGATCCACCAACCGCCGAGGCTCTGCTGGTAGGCGCCGTCATGCGTGGCCAGCGCGAGCCAACCGCCGAGCGCGCCGCCGACGATGAACTGCCCCTCGGCCCCGATATTCCAAAGATTGGCGCGAAAGCAGAACGATAGACCAACCGCGATGAGGATCAGCGGCGACGCTTTGACGGCCAGCGCCTGGAGCGACCAACTCGCCGACAACGGGTCGATGAAATAGACCGAGAAGGCCTGGACGGGCGATTTGCCGAGCAGCGCCACGACGACACCGCCGATCGCGATGGCGAGCAACAGCGCGACGACGGGAGCGGCAATCGAAGCCCATCGGCTCGGCTCGGCGCGCGGCTCGAGATCAATGCGCATGCAGGCCCTTCGTCGGTGTCGACGCGGTCTCGGTCGAGGCCGCGAGCCCTCCCATCAGCAACCCGATCTCCTCCCGAGTGGTGCCGGCCGCGGACCGCAAGGTCGAGAGGTGGCCGGCATGGATCACAGCGATCCGATCGCAGATCTCGAATAATTCATCGAGATCTTGGCTGATCACGATCACGGCCGCGCCACGCCCTGCCAGATCGATGATGGCCTGCCGGATCGTCGCGCCGGCCGCGGCGTCGACGCCCCAGGTCGGCTGATTGATGATCAGCACGGCAGGTTCGCGCAGGATCTCGCGGCCAACCACAAACTTCTGCAGATTGCCACCCGACAGCGTTCGCGCCATCGGGTCGGCGCCGCTCTTCCGCACATCGAAGACTTTACCGATTCTGATCGCGAGCGCGCGGGCCGCCGCCCCGAGAATGAAGCCGCCGTTCGACACCCCTCCGGTCGAATGGCGGGTCAGCACAACATTGTCGGACAGCGAAAAGACCGGCGCGGCCGCATGACCGTTGCGTTCCTCGGGAACGAAGGCGGCATGCCGACGTCGGCGCGCCGTCACACCCTCGAGACCGACCGGCGCACCATCGATCGTGATCGCATCGGCTGATCCCGCGAGGCGCTCGCCCGAGAGGACCTCGAATAATTCGGATTGGCCGTTACCCGCCACGCCCGCGATCCCGAGCACCTCGCCCGCATGGACGGCGAGATCGATGGCGACGAGATCTGTGCCATGGAGATCTGCGGCGGGAGACGACAGACGATGGGTCGCGAACCGCACCGCGCCCTCGTGACGGTCAGACGCGGGCCGCACCTCGGCAATCTGAGACCCCACCATCATGGCCGCAATCGAGCGTGCGGTTTCCCGAGATGGATCGCATGTCCCGACGACCTTGCCGTGACGCAGAATGGTGGCGCGATCGCACAGTCGGCGAACTTCGTCGAGCCGATGAGAAATGTAGAGCAAGGCCCGGCCTTCGCGCTTCAATCGCTCGAGGGTGCCGAACAACCCTTCGGCCTCCTGCGGGGTCAGGACCGAGGTAGGTTCATCGAGGATCAGCAGCTTTGGATCCTGCAGCAGGCACCGGGCGATCTCGATCCGCTGACGCTCACCCGCCGAGAGGGTCCAGACCGGCCGGCTTGGATCCAACTGAATCCCATAGCGGTCTGCCACCTCCGCGATGCGGTCCGCGACGCTATCGAGCTTTGCGCTTTTTGGCAGAACGAGCGCGATATTCTCGCCGACCGTCAGGTTCTCGAACAGCGAGAAATGCTGGAAGACCATGCCGATACCAAGTGCGCGAGCCTCTTCCGGGCTTGCCAGGGTGATGGTCCGTCCCTGCCAGAGCATGACGCCCTCGGTCGGCTGTAGCACCCCATAAACCATCTTCACGAAGGTCGATTTGCCGGCGCCATTTTCGCCGACGAGCGCATGGATTTCGCCTCCGCGCAGGTCGAGGTCGATCCCGTCATTGGCCGTGAATGTGCCGAAGCGCTTGACGAGACCGCGCACGGACAACAAGGGCGTTGGGTCGGCGGACGCGACGGTCATCGGCTGCGCTTCGACCGGATCAGGCAAGGAGAACCGTTACGCCGGCGATGAGTTGGTTTCGGCGGATCTCGAACCGTTTCGCCCTAACGAGCTCAACGGAGTCACGAACGTGGATTGCCTTGACCATCGAGCCTCGCCGCCGTCCGCTATCGACCAAACACCTGCACCGCCAATGCAGCATAGTGAGGTTTACGCGAGATCCGCAACGGGATGCTGGCTCGATTCACACCCGCCGCAAGACGTCGATCCTGTAGTCGGCATTGCGCTCGGCCTTGAGGATCGACACGGTACCGGCCAGCGCCTGAATGAGAGCGTCACTTGCCTCCCCGCTCCCGATAGCCGAGCGCTTCTTCCCAAGCCAGTGCACCAGCACGACGTCACCGCCGGGAGCGAGACTCTCCCGAATCCGACCGGCTAAAACGACGATGTCGCTGGCTCCGAGATAATCGATCACCTCGGACATAAGAATGAGATCGAAGGGTTCGGCTGGCCAATCGCCTGGCACGAACATGGACGCGAAACGGACCCAAGGGGTTTCAGCATTGCGCTGGCGCGCTTGCTCGAGCGCCGCCTCGACCGGCTCGATGCCTAGAAGGTCGTCACAGCGGACCGCGAGCGCGGCGGTGAGAACACCGATCGAACACCCGACATCCAGTCCACGCGCATAACGCGGCTGCGGCAGAGACGCGATGGTCGCGGCATATTTGGTGCGCTCGTAATCGCTCGTGGCGAAGCGCCACGGATCGGGATTGCGATCGTAGAGCTGTTCGAAATGCGCCAAATCGACGGTGTCGCTACGCATGCCGCATCCTCGAGCCCGATCGATCGACTGCCCGAACAACCGGTCGTCAGAACGACAGCAGCCCCGACGCGACCGTATGAAGGGTCGTCAACACGGCGGCTAGCACGAAAGCCTCGATGACACCCAGGATCACGCTCATACGCCAACTTCCTTACGCTACACAACGAACGAGCGGCAGCCGAGGGGCTGCCGTTTTAGCATCAGACGGGCGGGCGAGGCCCGCCTCGGGACAGGATCAACAACCCTACCAGGTGCTGTTTTCGATGACGCCGCGGCTCGTCAGCACGACCCACGACCGGCCGCGCCGCTCGATCGAGCGGATTTCGCCCGCACCCGGTAAGAACTCGCCCGGCGCGATCTCGCGCAGGCCGCCGCGGCGCGCTTCGACCAGCGCCAGCCCATCGTAAACATCACGCACCACCCAACCGTCGACCGTCGGCGGCTTCATCGGCAAGGCGCGCGGATCGTTGGCCGCGACCACAGACACGTCCGGCTTCGGCG includes:
- a CDS encoding BMP family ABC transporter substrate-binding protein, whose protein sequence is MINWFRTVAAVALSVSVTGAAVAADKVKVGFVYVGPVGDFGYSYQHDLGRQYLQKQLGDKVETTFLENVAETDSARAFEQLARSGYQLIIGTSFGFMEPELKVAKSFPGIKFEHATGYKRAPNLSTFSARFYEGRYIIGQIAAKMSKTHTVGYVASFPIPEVVAGIDAFMLGAQSIDPTMKVKIVWVNSWFDPGKEADAAKALLAQGADIIAQHTDSAAPLQEAEKAGKLGFGQSSDMSRFAPKAILTSIEDNWGDYYVQETKAVMDGTWKSHDTWGGLDAGMVKMGPYVNMPDDVKKMAEDTEAAIKSGKLLPFKGPITKQDGTVAVKDGESLPDKEILGLNWYVKGIDDKIPQ
- a CDS encoding class I SAM-dependent DNA methyltransferase — its product is MRSDTVDLAHFEQLYDRNPDPWRFATSDYERTKYAATIASLPQPRYARGLDVGCSIGVLTAALAVRCDDLLGIEPVEAALEQARQRNAETPWVRFASMFVPGDWPAEPFDLILMSEVIDYLGASDIVVLAGRIRESLAPGGDVVLVHWLGKKRSAIGSGEASDALIQALAGTVSILKAERNADYRIDVLRRV
- a CDS encoding ABC transporter permease, with amino-acid sequence MNPDIVQLVLVTIVTAATPLFIAAVGELVAERSGVLNLGVEGMMIVGASVGFAVAYMTDSTVLGALAGTASGVLMAALFAVLVIGLAANQVASGLALTIFGIGVSGLIGSGFVGQKRTAAQALWIPGLSDLPIIGRLFFGEDLFVYAGIALIALVAYFISRTRAGLTLRAVGDNHTSAHVLGLSVGRIRLLAVLFGGGCAGLAGSYLSLVYTPFWSPGMTAGRGWIALALVVFASWRPWRVLGGALLFGGATVLQLHAQAFGIGLPGQLLSSVPYAATVLALIVLSWRNRRGAAAPAMLGMPFISDR
- a CDS encoding ABC transporter ATP-binding protein; its protein translation is MTVASADPTPLLSVRGLVKRFGTFTANDGIDLDLRGGEIHALVGENGAGKSTFVKMVYGVLQPTEGVMLWQGRTITLASPEEARALGIGMVFQHFSLFENLTVGENIALVLPKSAKLDSVADRIAEVADRYGIQLDPSRPVWTLSAGERQRIEIARCLLQDPKLLILDEPTSVLTPQEAEGLFGTLERLKREGRALLYISHRLDEVRRLCDRATILRHGKVVGTCDPSRETARSIAAMMVGSQIAEVRPASDRHEGAVRFATHRLSSPAADLHGTDLVAIDLAVHAGEVLGIAGVAGNGQSELFEVLSGERLAGSADAITIDGAPVGLEGVTARRRRHAAFVPEERNGHAAAPVFSLSDNVVLTRHSTGGVSNGGFILGAAARALAIRIGKVFDVRKSGADPMARTLSGGNLQKFVVGREILREPAVLIINQPTWGVDAAAGATIRQAIIDLAGRGAAVIVISQDLDELFEICDRIAVIHAGHLSTLRSAAGTTREEIGLLMGGLAASTETASTPTKGLHAH
- a CDS encoding ABC transporter permease, encoding MRIDLEPRAEPSRWASIAAPVVALLLAIAIGGVVVALLGKSPVQAFSVYFIDPLSASWSLQALAVKASPLILIAVGLSFCFRANLWNIGAEGQFIVGGALGGWLALATHDGAYQQSLGGWWILPAMMLLGIVGGALYAMIPAILRVTLGVSEILSSLMLVYIAGYGLDYLVRGPWRDPQGFNFPVSVTFDPEATLPSLIADGRLHAGVLLTLAAVLIASVVLAKTMFGYEVRLFGAAPKAARFAGFSERTITLAVFAISGGLAGLAGIIEVSGQINQLQPSISPGYGFTAIIVAFLGRLAPFGILLAGLVLALTFIGGEGAQVAMKLPLDLTSAFQGILLMCVLAADVFTRYRVRIVTGAAR
- the rimO gene encoding 30S ribosomal protein S12 methylthiotransferase RimO; protein product: MQASTLLTPAPTGDRPAPRISFVSLGCPKALVDSERIITQLRAEGYELTKSHAGADAVIVNTCGFLDSAKKESLEAIGLALAENGKVIVTGCMGAEPENITATHPNVLAITGPQAYESVMTAVRSAAAPLHDPFLDLVPPQGVKLTPRHYAYLKISEGCNNRCSFCIIPKLRGDLVSRPAADVLREAEKLVAAGVKELLVISQDTSAYGLDLNYAESRYKDRSVRAKFYDLARDLGQFGAWVRLHYVYPYPHVDEVIGLMQEGLVLPYLDIPFQHASPKVLKAMRRPGNHEKVSARLQKWRDQLPDLSVRSTFIVGFPGETDEDFEFLLEWLTEAKLSRVGAFVYEPVRGASSNDLGLQHVPPDVQAYRHRRFMLHAQKISSGLLQKKVGRRFPVIVDKSGPSVSEGRTQGDAPEIDGKVYFSSRRPVRAGDIVTVKIERADAYDLHGIVV